The following proteins come from a genomic window of Myxococcota bacterium:
- a CDS encoding exodeoxyribonuclease VII small subunit: protein MAAGQDPQESEPRFEACLASLEAVVARLESGELELEQALAAFEEGVSLARRCSSSLEAAELRIRRLEETAKGPVERPFAEDAS, encoded by the coding sequence ATGGCGGCAGGGCAGGACCCGCAGGAGTCGGAGCCGCGGTTCGAAGCGTGTCTCGCCTCGCTCGAGGCCGTCGTGGCGCGGCTCGAGAGCGGGGAGCTGGAGCTCGAGCAGGCGCTGGCAGCGTTCGAAGAGGGCGTGTCGCTCGCCCGCCGCTGCTCGAGCAGCCTGGAAGCCGCCGAGCTGCGCATCCGCCGGCTCGAGGAGACCGCCAAGGGCCCGGTGGAGCGCCCGTTCGCCGAGGACGCCTCGTGA
- the xseA gene encoding exodeoxyribonuclease VII large subunit, whose translation MPPVTREAEPVPVLQVGELVELVRGTLRHEVGVVVVEGEIASLYRSRAGHLYFDLKDERALLRAVMFRGAQEELAIEPQEGMVVRVRGVLDVYWERGALQLVVSELAPRGEGALRLAFERLRAELAAEGLFAPEHKRALPFLPRRIGLVTSAQGAAIHDFLRALRRRCRTPEVLVYDARVQGEGAWRELVRGLHLVAERPGVEVIVLARGGGSLEDLWNFNREELVRAIFALETPVVSAVGHEVDWTLCDFVADARAATPTAAAELVAPDSNALLQRVAALELRMKSRLRARLRELGHRLESLRRGLVHPAQRLREARRKLGDLTLRLGTGVQRAHERGAARLAGLAGRLDALSPLAVLGRGYTLAFREADGRLLRAPAEVSPGDAILLRLARGRIRATVRESESEPEL comes from the coding sequence ATGCCGCCAGTCACGCGCGAGGCCGAGCCCGTCCCGGTGCTGCAGGTCGGCGAGCTGGTCGAGCTCGTGCGCGGCACGCTGCGCCACGAGGTCGGCGTCGTGGTGGTCGAGGGCGAGATCGCCTCGCTCTACCGCTCGCGCGCGGGTCACCTGTATTTCGACCTCAAGGACGAGCGCGCGCTGTTGCGCGCGGTCATGTTCCGCGGCGCGCAGGAGGAGCTCGCGATCGAGCCGCAGGAGGGCATGGTCGTGCGCGTGCGCGGCGTGCTCGACGTGTACTGGGAGCGCGGGGCGCTGCAGCTCGTGGTCTCGGAGCTCGCGCCGCGCGGCGAGGGCGCGCTGCGGCTCGCCTTCGAGAGACTGCGCGCGGAGCTCGCGGCCGAGGGGCTGTTCGCGCCCGAGCACAAGCGCGCGCTGCCCTTCCTGCCGCGGCGCATCGGGCTGGTCACGAGCGCGCAGGGCGCGGCGATCCACGACTTCCTGCGCGCGCTGCGCCGGCGCTGCCGCACGCCCGAGGTGCTGGTCTACGACGCGCGCGTGCAGGGCGAGGGCGCGTGGCGCGAGCTGGTGCGCGGGCTGCATCTGGTCGCGGAGCGGCCGGGCGTCGAGGTGATCGTGCTGGCGCGCGGCGGCGGGTCACTCGAGGATCTGTGGAACTTCAACCGCGAGGAGCTGGTGCGCGCGATCTTCGCGCTCGAGACACCGGTGGTCTCGGCCGTGGGTCACGAGGTCGACTGGACGCTGTGCGACTTCGTGGCCGACGCGCGCGCGGCCACGCCGACCGCGGCCGCGGAGCTGGTCGCACCGGACTCGAACGCGCTCCTGCAGCGCGTGGCTGCGCTCGAGCTGCGCATGAAGAGCCGGCTGCGCGCGCGCTTGCGCGAGCTCGGCCATCGCCTGGAGTCACTGCGCCGCGGGCTCGTGCACCCCGCGCAGCGCCTGCGCGAAGCGCGCCGCAAGCTCGGCGACCTGACGCTGCGGCTGGGCACGGGCGTGCAGCGGGCGCACGAACGCGGCGCCGCGCGCCTGGCGGGCCTCGCGGGCCGGCTCGACGCGCTTTCGCCGCTGGCCGTGCTCGGCCGCGGCTACACACTTGCGTTTCGCGAGGCCGACGGGCGGCTCCTGCGCGCGCCCGCCGAGGTCTCTCCCGGAGACGCTATCCTGCTGCGGCTCGCGCGCGGGCGAATTCGCGCTACGGTGCGCGAGTCCGAGAGCGAGCCGGAGCTCTGA